The Bernardetia litoralis DSM 6794 genome includes a window with the following:
- a CDS encoding transposase family protein encodes MVKVGKLESWKNLWTHYLSKNRSDIDLSICHLDGSHSPAKQGGEGVAYSSRKRCKTTNSLFLTDKNGIPVAMSVPQGGNHHDAFELEKNMQTMLVDLNKANIRHEGIFLNADAAFDTNSFRSFCSHMDIVDNIDFNKRNRKDIDNQPFKDEKMYDLRFAIERTNAWLDAFKAILTRYETKIHTWQSLHYLAFTLIFIRDRQKIKLNS; translated from the coding sequence ATGGTCAAAGTTGGAAAGTTGGAAAGTTGGAAGAATTTATGGACACATTATTTATCTAAGAATCGTTCTGATATAGACCTTTCTATTTGTCATTTGGATGGTAGTCATTCACCAGCAAAACAAGGAGGAGAAGGAGTAGCTTATTCAAGCAGAAAAAGATGTAAAACAACAAATTCACTATTTCTGACTGATAAAAATGGAATTCCAGTAGCGATGTCTGTGCCTCAAGGTGGAAATCATCACGATGCTTTTGAACTTGAAAAAAATATGCAAACTATGTTAGTAGATTTGAACAAGGCAAATATTAGACATGAAGGAATTTTTCTTAATGCAGATGCTGCTTTTGATACAAATTCATTTCGTTCTTTTTGCTCGCATATGGATATTGTGGATAACATAGATTTTAATAAAAGAAATCGAAAAGATATTGATAATCAACCATTTAAAGATGAAAAAATGTATGATTTACGTTTTGCAATAGAAAGAACTAATGCTTGGTTAGATGCTTTTAAGGCAATATTGACACGATATGAAACTAAAATCCATACTTGGCAAAGCCTACATTATTTAGCTTTTACTTTGATATTTATCAGAGATAGACAGAAAATAAAACTCAATTCTTAA
- a CDS encoding transposase, with translation MYVNLSKKTITENILPYLTQFKKGRKPKVALWRIVKAIIYRLKTGTQWRELPIKQFFGRTSINWNTVYYHYNKWSKLESWKVGRIYGHIIYLRIVLI, from the coding sequence ATGTACGTAAATTTATCAAAAAAAACTATCACAGAAAATATTTTACCCTATTTAACTCAATTTAAAAAAGGTCGTAAACCTAAAGTAGCTCTTTGGCGCATTGTTAAAGCTATTATTTATCGTCTTAAAACAGGTACTCAATGGAGAGAATTACCTATCAAACAATTTTTTGGCAGAACTTCAATTAACTGGAATACAGTATATTATCACTATAATAAATGGTCAAAGTTGGAAAGTTGGAAAGTTGGAAGAATTTATGGACACATTATTTATCTAAGAATCGTTCTGATATAG
- a CDS encoding regulatory protein RecX: MAKKQKPLKRTPLKRTPLKRKEYNPEDFKKKEYKPLKRTPIKKKEYNPEDYKNADGSKKEYKSKTYKKRDYKVKDYRELKAREPKPFVQLTVKEAFLKLAAFCAYQERCYQEIYAKLEEWKMDEGDHYAIVTLLEEENFLNEKRFTESYTRGKFSYKKWGKRKIRYGLLQKNISEKMIQDAFLSEIENEEYFATLTELLEKKWSDLLEKEDDNFKRKQKATNYALQKGYENELIREILEDISRN; this comes from the coding sequence ATGGCTAAAAAACAAAAACCACTAAAACGAACGCCTTTAAAACGCACTCCATTAAAAAGAAAAGAATACAATCCAGAAGATTTTAAGAAAAAAGAATACAAGCCGTTAAAAAGAACACCAATAAAGAAAAAAGAATATAATCCAGAAGATTATAAAAATGCAGATGGTTCTAAGAAAGAATACAAATCAAAAACTTACAAAAAAAGAGATTATAAAGTAAAAGATTACAGAGAACTCAAAGCAAGAGAACCCAAACCATTTGTTCAACTCACTGTCAAAGAAGCTTTTTTAAAATTAGCTGCTTTTTGTGCTTATCAGGAAAGGTGTTATCAGGAAATTTATGCAAAATTGGAAGAGTGGAAAATGGATGAAGGCGACCATTATGCCATTGTTACACTTTTGGAAGAAGAGAATTTCTTAAATGAAAAACGTTTTACAGAATCTTATACAAGAGGAAAATTTAGCTACAAAAAATGGGGAAAACGAAAAATAAGATATGGACTTTTACAAAAAAATATTTCTGAAAAAATGATTCAAGATGCTTTTTTATCAGAAATAGAAAATGAAGAATATTTTGCTACTCTTACCGAACTTTTAGAAAAAAAATGGTCAGATTTATTAGAAAAAGAAGACGATAATTTTAAAAGGAAACAAAAAGCTACAAATTATGCACTACAAAAAGGATATGAAAATGAACTTATTAGAGAAATTTTGGAGGATATAAGTAGAAATTAA
- a CDS encoding translocation/assembly module TamB domain-containing protein, whose amino-acid sequence MNFFQKIKNKFSNKSTENQADTASKPQSKTKKVFKKIAKVLMWIFGSIFGLLALIFILLFLPPVQDFLTEKAEVFLSKKLTTKVAVETIRLSLPLGLAINGLYIEDLQRDTLLYAGYFNANINPFALIDKTLQVTEIQLDDVYTNIWIAEDSTSNIDFLNAAFAPTDSAKTSEDQTTTQIEANDSTSNTGLIISLGGIDFKNINAKFDDRFNGNDIKGKIGQLKVDVDDFDLNNLSFTINDILLKDTDLRYVQTKNPPPSLEEPDTTTSELGFQIDLNKINVENLTAFYQSNVTKQQVDGKIGSLFINAQQTNLGTQKIVIQDVELKKTFISYKQGVTKTALDSAINNSAKIVAEETEQIAGTKTDEGKPWVIEVKNILLAENEIIFEDENVQKSDYGFDANHIHFEGVALEAENFKFYPSNIAADIKTIQATDNKQQFQLKDFDGNIRLDSNGVAVTNLNIQTARSKIGQTLKLAASLENIAEDWQNADLDINLDGTEIALADIFYFVPELAKQVNLSKQTIETIKISGQATGKANNATLKNFQIKGLSNTDLILTGNIKGLPDVEKMYLDVKLNKLTSSRQDLQKFVPYGTLPAGYNFPQKIFMTASAKGSMNDMFVEFLANLDNTKIQLGGTVRNPTDPNKMYLDIATKQFLIDLNEIKTYLPDTLIPSTISLPPKIDGNIVFTGFLNDFEIDTKFDTELGNIGAKGIMKNAVSETEIPIYTITALVENTQLGKILQDTTLGIADLQITADGSGFEPEIMKTTLDGNINKFEFQKYVYKDLKIDGIIDGMSYNGKLNMKDKNLTFDFDGNVVWDTLNPKFVIDLDLQKVDLQALNLYDKPLNISLMLDADITGMDLDNLQGNIGLQKVIIDTKKQKFRIDSAAFVSISQKGETNINLSSDIISAKIEGNLDLSTFVATLKNHINTYIEIDPVLPNKEIGTQQMDFNIQIHKSELMTALVPDLTKFEPASFDGKYRSDSKKFELNGKFPSIIYAGIEMDSLTINMNSDSEALTYQIGIAEINNGTLQFEHPTISGKAANNKADLRINLKDEKGKERFDFITFLERPDTTKFIVSLAPTQIMNYDNWTAKKGNQIVLGEKLSIKDFLLSSTNQTISIQTTDEDKNLLASFKNFELSTITDIAAPNDTTKLATGRLNGKVDLQNFQTEMQILADLKIDELIVLNSELGNLKIDAENSKAKNRYDVNINLTGQNEFELTGYYNAAQNASDALNMNLDIQKLALPSLENFAMGNLKEMTGTVTGNLKIKGTTEKPAILGNLDFNKTSFFLTATGTYLDLEKETINFDNNGIAFKDFTLQDKKQNVLYVNGRINMPTFSDFNLDLNVKSDKFLFVDSEKSKNPKEEQLFFGKALAGLDVNVKGTAISPVVTADVNILGETDLTYIMPETEVATIDKEGVVEFVDRDFYTDSLISVEPIDASDTTQYATDMDVQAVIKISPLAKMTVDIDESNQLEVQGGGDINFNLNPSGEMSLTGRYEITDGIYKLNFFNLAKRDFTIQKGSSITFYGDIMDMKADITAIHTVEAASYELMANQLGNTSESELNKYKQKLPFEAVLNMTGDVLNPIIDFDIDIAEEERGAMGGTINTRLQLLNKQESELNKQIFALLILGGFISENPLDRAQGEMGFAETQARNTVSGLLTDQLNKLADQNLSGIGLSFDLNSYEDYSTGESQSKTELGINLSKSFLDDRLTFQVGTNVDLEGETAQQDDQQGLSSIAGDVIISYLITEDGRYKVQIFRENSYAGVIDGQIIQTGASLIFVREYDEFSELFKKDKEAEKLKKEIKQREKQRKEEQKTKKEK is encoded by the coding sequence ATGAATTTCTTTCAAAAAATAAAAAATAAATTTTCAAATAAATCTACTGAAAATCAAGCTGATACAGCTTCAAAACCTCAATCCAAAACAAAAAAAGTATTTAAGAAAATAGCTAAAGTTTTGATGTGGATTTTTGGCTCTATTTTCGGGCTTTTAGCTCTTATTTTTATTCTTCTTTTTCTACCTCCAGTTCAAGATTTTCTTACAGAAAAAGCTGAAGTTTTTCTATCTAAAAAACTAACTACAAAAGTAGCAGTAGAAACAATTCGTCTTAGTTTGCCTTTGGGTTTGGCTATAAACGGACTTTATATTGAAGATTTGCAAAGAGATACATTGCTTTATGCTGGGTATTTCAATGCTAATATCAACCCTTTTGCTCTAATAGATAAAACTCTTCAAGTTACAGAAATACAGCTTGATGATGTGTATACAAATATTTGGATTGCTGAAGATAGCACTTCCAATATTGATTTTTTGAATGCTGCTTTTGCGCCAACTGACTCAGCCAAAACTTCCGAAGACCAAACAACAACACAAATAGAAGCCAATGATTCTACCTCAAATACAGGATTGATAATTTCTTTGGGTGGAATTGATTTTAAAAATATTAATGCAAAATTTGATGACCGTTTTAATGGAAATGACATTAAAGGAAAAATAGGACAATTAAAAGTTGATGTAGATGATTTTGATTTGAACAATTTGAGCTTTACAATAAATGATATTTTGCTCAAAGATACTGATTTGCGTTATGTACAAACCAAAAACCCTCCTCCAAGCTTGGAAGAACCCGATACAACTACTTCAGAGCTTGGCTTTCAGATTGATTTGAATAAAATTAATGTAGAAAATCTAACTGCATTTTATCAAAGCAATGTCACAAAACAACAAGTAGATGGAAAAATTGGAAGCCTTTTTATTAATGCCCAACAAACAAATTTAGGAACTCAAAAAATTGTAATTCAAGATGTAGAACTCAAAAAAACCTTTATTTCCTACAAACAAGGAGTTACAAAAACAGCCTTAGATTCTGCAATAAATAATTCTGCTAAAATAGTAGCCGAAGAAACAGAGCAAATAGCAGGAACAAAAACAGATGAAGGAAAACCGTGGGTTATTGAAGTCAAAAATATTTTATTAGCTGAGAATGAAATTATTTTTGAGGATGAAAATGTACAAAAATCAGATTATGGATTTGATGCAAATCACATTCATTTTGAAGGAGTAGCTTTGGAAGCTGAAAATTTCAAATTTTATCCTTCTAACATTGCAGCAGACATAAAAACAATACAAGCAACAGATAATAAACAACAATTTCAACTTAAAGATTTTGATGGAAATATTCGTTTAGATTCCAATGGCGTAGCTGTTACAAACCTAAATATTCAGACGGCAAGAAGCAAAATTGGACAAACTCTAAAGCTGGCAGCTTCACTTGAAAATATTGCTGAAGATTGGCAAAATGCTGATTTGGATATTAATTTGGACGGAACAGAAATTGCTCTAGCTGATATTTTTTACTTTGTGCCAGAGCTTGCAAAACAAGTCAATTTATCAAAACAAACAATTGAAACAATTAAAATTTCAGGGCAAGCGACAGGAAAAGCAAATAATGCAACACTCAAAAATTTTCAAATAAAAGGACTTAGTAATACAGATTTAATTCTGACAGGAAATATAAAAGGCTTGCCAGATGTGGAAAAAATGTATCTTGATGTAAAGCTAAATAAACTAACTTCTTCTCGCCAAGATTTACAAAAATTTGTGCCTTATGGGACACTTCCAGCAGGCTATAATTTTCCTCAAAAAATATTTATGACAGCTTCGGCAAAAGGTTCTATGAATGATATGTTTGTAGAATTTTTGGCAAATCTTGATAACACAAAAATACAACTTGGTGGAACAGTAAGAAATCCGACCGACCCAAATAAAATGTATTTAGATATTGCTACAAAGCAGTTTTTAATTGATTTGAATGAAATAAAAACTTATTTACCTGATACACTTATTCCCTCAACAATTTCTCTTCCTCCAAAAATAGATGGAAATATTGTCTTTACTGGATTTTTGAATGACTTTGAAATTGATACAAAATTTGATACTGAACTGGGAAATATAGGAGCAAAAGGAATAATGAAAAATGCTGTTTCAGAAACAGAAATACCAATTTATACCATTACGGCTTTGGTAGAAAATACGCAGTTAGGAAAAATTTTGCAAGACACAACACTAGGAATTGCTGATTTACAAATTACGGCTGATGGAAGTGGTTTTGAGCCTGAAATAATGAAAACAACACTTGATGGAAATATAAATAAATTTGAATTTCAAAAATATGTATATAAAGATTTGAAAATTGATGGAATAATTGATGGAATGTCTTACAATGGAAAATTGAACATGAAAGACAAAAATCTGACTTTTGACTTTGATGGAAATGTAGTCTGGGATACGCTAAATCCAAAATTTGTAATTGATTTGGATTTGCAAAAAGTAGATTTGCAAGCTCTGAATTTATATGATAAACCATTGAATATTTCATTGATGCTGGATGCAGATATTACAGGAATGGATTTGGATAATTTGCAAGGAAATATTGGTCTTCAAAAAGTAATTATTGATACAAAAAAACAAAAATTTAGAATTGATTCGGCTGCTTTTGTTTCCATTTCTCAAAAAGGAGAAACAAATATTAATTTGAGTTCTGATATTATTTCTGCCAAAATTGAAGGAAATCTAGATTTATCTACTTTTGTAGCCACGCTCAAAAATCACATTAATACCTACATTGAAATTGACCCTGTTTTACCAAATAAAGAAATTGGAACGCAACAAATGGATTTTAATATTCAGATTCATAAATCTGAACTTATGACGGCTTTAGTTCCTGATTTGACAAAATTTGAACCTGCTTCTTTTGATGGAAAATATAGAAGTGATTCCAAAAAATTTGAATTAAATGGAAAGTTTCCCTCTATTATTTATGCAGGAATTGAAATGGATTCTTTAACGATAAATATGAATTCGGATAGTGAAGCATTGACTTATCAAATTGGAATTGCTGAAATAAATAATGGTACTTTACAATTCGAACATCCAACTATTTCGGGAAAAGCAGCTAATAATAAAGCTGATTTGAGAATCAATCTGAAAGATGAAAAAGGAAAAGAACGTTTTGATTTTATTACTTTTTTGGAACGCCCTGACACTACAAAATTTATTGTTTCTCTTGCTCCAACTCAAATCATGAATTATGATAATTGGACTGCAAAAAAAGGAAATCAAATTGTATTAGGAGAAAAATTGAGCATAAAAGATTTTTTATTGAGTAGTACAAATCAAACAATTAGCATTCAAACTACTGACGAAGATAAAAATCTGCTTGCTAGTTTTAAAAACTTTGAACTTTCTACAATTACCGATATTGCTGCGCCAAATGATACCACCAAATTAGCAACAGGTCGATTAAATGGAAAAGTAGATTTACAGAATTTTCAAACAGAAATGCAAATTTTGGCAGATTTGAAAATTGATGAACTTATTGTTTTGAATAGTGAATTAGGAAATTTGAAAATTGATGCAGAAAATAGTAAAGCAAAAAATCGTTATGATGTAAATATAAATCTAACAGGTCAAAATGAATTTGAACTTACAGGATATTACAATGCTGCCCAAAATGCAAGTGATGCTTTAAATATGAATTTGGATATTCAAAAATTAGCCTTGCCAAGTTTAGAAAATTTTGCAATGGGAAATTTGAAGGAAATGACTGGAACTGTTACAGGAAATCTCAAAATAAAAGGAACAACAGAAAAACCTGCTATTTTGGGAAATTTGGACTTTAATAAAACTTCTTTTTTCCTTACAGCAACAGGAACTTATCTTGATTTGGAAAAAGAAACAATCAATTTTGATAATAATGGAATTGCTTTCAAGGATTTTACTTTACAAGACAAAAAGCAAAATGTACTTTATGTAAATGGTAGAATAAATATGCCTACTTTTTCAGATTTTAATTTAGATTTGAATGTAAAGAGTGATAAATTTTTATTTGTAGATAGTGAAAAAAGCAAAAACCCAAAAGAAGAACAATTATTTTTTGGAAAAGCTCTTGCAGGATTGGACGTAAATGTAAAAGGAACGGCTATAAGTCCAGTTGTGACAGCAGATGTAAATATTTTAGGAGAAACAGATTTGACCTATATTATGCCTGAAACTGAAGTTGCAACAATTGACAAAGAAGGCGTAGTTGAGTTTGTGGATAGAGATTTTTATACTGATTCACTTATTTCGGTTGAGCCTATTGATGCAAGTGACACTACGCAATATGCCACAGATATGGACGTTCAGGCAGTCATCAAAATTAGTCCGTTAGCAAAAATGACGGTGGATATTGATGAGTCTAATCAATTGGAAGTACAAGGAGGTGGCGATATTAATTTCAATCTCAATCCAAGTGGAGAAATGTCTTTGACTGGAAGGTATGAAATTACAGACGGAATTTATAAACTTAATTTCTTTAATCTTGCCAAAAGAGATTTTACAATTCAGAAGGGAAGTTCAATTACTTTTTATGGAGATATTATGGATATGAAAGCTGATATTACGGCTATTCATACTGTTGAGGCTGCTTCTTATGAGCTTATGGCAAACCAACTTGGAAATACTTCAGAATCAGAACTAAATAAATATAAACAAAAATTACCCTTTGAAGCTGTTTTAAATATGACAGGAGATGTTTTGAATCCAATTATTGATTTTGACATTGATATTGCAGAAGAAGAGCGTGGAGCAATGGGAGGCACAATAAATACAAGATTACAGCTTCTAAACAAACAAGAATCAGAACTCAATAAACAGATTTTTGCGCTTCTTATTTTGGGTGGATTTATTTCAGAAAATCCATTGGATAGAGCGCAAGGAGAAATGGGTTTTGCCGAAACACAAGCCAGAAATACAGTAAGTGGACTTTTGACAGACCAACTTAACAAATTAGCAGACCAAAATCTTTCGGGCATTGGACTTTCTTTTGATTTGAATTCTTATGAAGATTATTCAACAGGAGAATCTCAAAGCAAAACTGAATTAGGCATTAATCTTTCAAAATCATTTTTGGATGACCGTCTTACTTTTCAAGTAGGTACAAATGTAGATTTGGAAGGAGAAACTGCACAACAAGATGACCAACAAGGACTAAGTAGTATTGCTGGAGATGTTATTATTTCTTATTTAATTACTGAAGATGGGCGTTATAAAGTTCAGATTTTTAGAGAAAACAGTTATGCTGGTGTGATTGATGGACAAATTATCCAAACAGGAGCTTCCCTTATTTTTGTAAGAGAATATGATGAATTTAGTGAGCTTTTCAAAAAAGATAAAGAAGCCGAAAAACTAAAAAAAGAAATAAAACAGCGTGAAAAACAACGTAAAGAAGAACAGAAAACAAAAAAGGAAAAGTAG
- a CDS encoding M61 family metallopeptidase yields the protein MLFRNFKTVLSILLFFSISFSSFAQSINYKVSFPAPQTHYTSVMIEVSEIPKGKKSIDFVMPVWAPGSYLIREFAKGVESVKSDSDIEKTSKNVWKVQTNGKSSIKIMYDVYGFEHSVRTSFIDASHAALIPTSIFMYVDGMKNEPATLEIEKHQDWKTISTSLKNKDGKENIFEIPNYDILADSPIEIGNQDILEFEAAGIKHSVVMYGKGNYDKDKITKDMAKVVEAATKVWGENPAKDYKFLVHNSARGGGGLEHLNSTSLVVDRMSYGTERGYLGFLGLVAHEYFHLWNVKRLRPFALTNYDYTQEQHTNLLWIFEGFTSYYDELLLTRAGFVDDTYYLNTLSGNISAAENKKGRHIQPVSEASFDAWIKAYRPNENSGNTTVSYYGQGSVYAAMLDLMIIEATNTEKNLDDVMRYLYQEHYKKKQQGFTDEEFQAAVEKIAGKSFKSFFDNVVYGTQIPDYATYLGYAGLKLMVSENTSKATLGIRTSESSGNLKVRSTERDGAAYTQGLNVGDEIIAADNFRVTSNGELTEILQYKKVGDEVVLLITRDGLLQTLTIKLDGSKTKGYRIEKTENPSKTQQKVYQKWFEKKK from the coding sequence ATGTTATTCCGAAATTTTAAAACTGTTTTATCAATACTGCTTTTTTTCAGTATCTCCTTTTCTAGTTTTGCTCAAAGTATCAATTATAAAGTATCTTTTCCTGCACCTCAAACGCATTATACAAGTGTTATGATTGAAGTAAGCGAAATTCCAAAAGGTAAAAAAAGTATCGATTTTGTAATGCCTGTTTGGGCTCCAGGGTCATATCTGATTCGTGAATTTGCTAAAGGTGTTGAAAGTGTAAAGTCTGATTCTGATATTGAAAAGACTTCAAAAAATGTGTGGAAAGTTCAAACAAATGGCAAATCAAGCATCAAAATTATGTATGATGTTTATGGTTTTGAGCATTCTGTTCGTACAAGTTTTATTGATGCTTCTCATGCTGCACTTATTCCGACAAGTATTTTTATGTATGTGGATGGAATGAAAAATGAGCCTGCGACTTTAGAAATTGAAAAGCATCAAGATTGGAAAACTATTTCTACATCATTAAAAAATAAGGACGGAAAAGAGAATATTTTTGAAATTCCTAATTATGATATTTTGGCAGATTCTCCTATCGAAATTGGTAATCAAGATATTTTAGAATTTGAGGCAGCAGGTATAAAACATTCTGTTGTGATGTATGGAAAAGGAAACTACGATAAAGACAAAATCACAAAAGATATGGCAAAAGTGGTAGAGGCTGCAACAAAAGTTTGGGGCGAAAATCCAGCAAAAGATTATAAATTTCTTGTTCACAACTCAGCTCGTGGTGGTGGTGGTTTGGAACATCTAAACTCTACAAGTTTGGTTGTCGATAGAATGTCGTATGGAACAGAACGTGGTTATTTAGGCTTTTTGGGTTTGGTTGCTCACGAATATTTTCATCTTTGGAATGTAAAACGTTTGCGCCCTTTTGCACTTACCAATTACGATTATACACAAGAACAACATACCAATTTATTATGGATTTTTGAAGGTTTTACTTCGTATTATGATGAATTACTTTTAACTAGAGCTGGTTTTGTAGATGATACTTATTATCTAAATACACTTTCTGGAAATATTTCGGCAGCAGAGAATAAAAAAGGAAGACATATTCAGCCTGTTTCTGAAGCTAGTTTTGATGCTTGGATAAAAGCATATCGCCCAAATGAAAACTCTGGAAATACGACTGTTTCTTATTATGGACAAGGAAGCGTTTATGCTGCTATGTTAGATTTAATGATTATTGAAGCTACTAATACAGAAAAAAATCTTGATGATGTGATGCGTTATTTATATCAAGAACATTATAAGAAAAAACAACAAGGTTTTACAGATGAAGAATTTCAAGCAGCAGTAGAAAAAATTGCAGGAAAATCATTCAAATCATTTTTTGATAATGTTGTTTATGGAACTCAAATTCCTGATTATGCAACTTATTTGGGTTATGCAGGGCTTAAATTGATGGTTTCTGAAAACACATCAAAAGCAACTTTAGGAATCAGAACTTCTGAAAGTAGTGGAAATCTAAAAGTAAGAAGTACAGAAAGAGATGGCGCAGCTTATACACAAGGTTTAAATGTAGGTGATGAAATTATTGCAGCTGATAATTTTAGAGTTACTTCAAATGGAGAGCTTACAGAGATTTTACAATACAAAAAAGTAGGCGATGAAGTGGTTTTATTAATTACTCGTGATGGTCTTTTACAAACTCTTACTATAAAATTAGATGGCAGCAAAACAAAAGGGTATAGAATTGAGAAAACAGAAAATCCTTCTAAAACACAACAAAAAGTATATCAAAAATGGTTTGAGAAGAAAAAGTAA